In a single window of the Burkholderia pyrrocinia genome:
- the rfbB gene encoding dTDP-glucose 4,6-dehydratase — protein MSHRPKHVLVTGGAGFIGANFVHYLLATDPQVQIINLDLLTYAGSLDHLSGSEDTGRHRFVLGDICDRPLVESLLHDHAIDTIVHFAAESHVDRSITGPGEFVRANVVGTWTLLDAARTVWMTGRNADVHAQRRFHHIGTDEVYGSLAPDDPPFSETTPYAPNSPYSASKAGSDHLVRAYFHTYGLPVTTTNCSNNYGPRQHDEKFIPTVIRNCINDTPIPLYGDGANVRDWLYVDDHCRAIDAVIRHGTVGETYNVGGCNEWRNADIVDLICSLLDVRRPQGAPHARLKHFVADRPGHDRRYAIDAGKLERELRWKPTETFETGILKTIDWYL, from the coding sequence ATGAGCCATCGACCGAAACATGTCCTCGTCACGGGCGGCGCCGGGTTTATCGGTGCCAACTTTGTCCACTACCTGCTCGCGACGGACCCGCAGGTCCAGATCATCAATCTCGACCTGCTCACCTACGCCGGCAGCCTCGACCATCTCTCGGGCTCGGAAGACACCGGCCGCCACCGGTTCGTGCTCGGCGACATCTGCGACCGGCCGCTCGTCGAAAGCCTGCTGCACGACCACGCGATCGACACGATCGTCCACTTTGCCGCCGAGAGCCATGTCGACCGCTCGATCACCGGCCCGGGCGAATTCGTCCGCGCGAACGTCGTCGGCACCTGGACCCTCCTCGACGCGGCGCGCACGGTCTGGATGACGGGGCGGAACGCCGACGTGCACGCGCAGCGCCGCTTCCATCACATCGGCACGGACGAGGTGTACGGATCGCTCGCCCCGGACGATCCACCGTTCTCGGAAACCACGCCGTACGCGCCGAATTCGCCGTATTCCGCCAGCAAGGCCGGCTCCGACCATCTCGTGCGCGCGTACTTCCACACGTATGGGCTACCCGTCACGACGACCAACTGCTCGAACAACTACGGCCCGCGGCAGCACGACGAGAAGTTCATCCCGACGGTGATCCGCAACTGCATCAACGACACCCCCATTCCGCTCTACGGCGACGGTGCCAACGTCCGCGACTGGCTCTACGTCGATGATCACTGCCGGGCGATCGATGCCGTGATCCGGCACGGCACGGTCGGCGAGACATACAACGTCGGAGGATGCAACGAGTGGCGCAACGCCGACATCGTCGACCTGATCTGCTCGCTGCTGGACGTGCGGCGGCCGCAGGGCGCACCGCACGCGCGCCTCAAGCACTTCGTCGCCGACCGCCCCGGTCACGATCGCCGCTATGCGATCGACGCAGGCAAGCTCGAGCGCGAACTTCGATGGAAGCCGACGGAAACCTTCGAGACGGGCATCCTGAAGACGATCGACTGGTACCTGTAG
- the rfbD gene encoding dTDP-4-dehydrorhamnose reductase, with product MTIVVTGALGQVGRELLLRAGARPAIGLSRAQLDIANPQAVRDALATHRATLVINAAAWTAVDRAETEPDAAWRANCAGPATLADACAAAGIPLLHLSTDYVFDGRAQGAYDEAAGVAPLGVYGHTKWAGEEAVRQRLPDAHLILRIAWVFGAHGGNFVRTMLRVGRERDELAVVADQYGGPTHAGAVADALLAIADRHRTGAMTRWGTYHLCGTPVTTWHGFAETIFGQARRTGLIDRIPLVRPIRTAAYPLPAPRPANSALDCTRIREHFGIEAPCWIPALADVLDTWKRTS from the coding sequence ATGACGATCGTCGTGACCGGCGCGCTCGGCCAGGTCGGTCGTGAACTCCTGCTGCGCGCGGGTGCGCGCCCGGCCATCGGGCTATCCCGTGCGCAACTCGACATCGCCAATCCGCAGGCCGTCCGCGATGCGCTCGCCACGCACCGCGCGACGCTCGTGATCAATGCGGCCGCGTGGACGGCCGTCGATCGCGCGGAAACCGAACCCGACGCCGCATGGCGCGCCAACTGCGCCGGCCCGGCGACGCTCGCCGACGCGTGCGCCGCGGCCGGCATTCCGTTGCTGCACCTGTCGACCGACTACGTGTTCGACGGCCGTGCACAAGGCGCGTACGACGAAGCGGCGGGTGTCGCGCCGCTCGGTGTCTACGGACACACGAAATGGGCAGGAGAGGAAGCGGTCCGCCAGCGGCTGCCGGATGCGCACCTGATCCTCCGGATCGCGTGGGTGTTCGGCGCGCACGGCGGCAATTTCGTGCGCACGATGCTGCGGGTCGGCCGCGAGCGCGACGAACTCGCGGTCGTCGCCGACCAGTACGGCGGCCCGACGCACGCCGGCGCAGTCGCCGACGCGCTGCTTGCGATCGCTGATCGCCATCGCACGGGTGCGATGACGCGCTGGGGCACCTACCACCTGTGCGGCACACCCGTCACGACCTGGCACGGTTTCGCCGAGACGATCTTCGGGCAGGCACGGCGCACCGGCCTCATCGATCGCATACCGCTCGTGCGCCCGATCCGCACGGCCGCCTATCCGCTGCCGGCGCCACGGCCGGCGAACTCCGCACTCGACTGCACCCGCATTCGCGAGCATTTCGGCATCGAGGCGCCGTGCTGGATCCCGGCGCTCGCCGACGTGCTCGATACCTGGAAACGAACCTCATGA
- the rfbC gene encoding dTDP-4-dehydrorhamnose 3,5-epimerase: MTSVIETTLPGVLLIEPASFGDARGFFVESYRESWLRDAGVDAGFVQDNHSRSRRGVLRGLHYQFRHPQGKLVRVSRGAVYDVAVDIRPGSPHLGRWFGTVLDDVSHRQLWIPPGFAHGFCVLSDEADFAYKCTAYYDPSSDAGVLWDDPDIGIEWPALDVPFALSDKDLRQPRLRDLTPASPDLHGAPR, from the coding sequence ATGACGTCCGTCATCGAGACGACGCTGCCGGGTGTGCTGCTGATCGAACCGGCGAGCTTCGGCGACGCGCGCGGCTTCTTCGTCGAAAGCTATCGCGAGTCCTGGCTGCGCGACGCGGGCGTCGACGCGGGCTTCGTGCAGGACAACCACTCGCGCTCCCGGCGCGGCGTGCTGCGCGGCCTGCACTACCAGTTCCGGCATCCGCAGGGCAAGCTCGTGCGCGTGTCGCGCGGCGCCGTGTACGACGTCGCGGTCGACATCCGGCCCGGTTCGCCGCATCTCGGGCGCTGGTTCGGCACCGTGCTCGACGACGTGTCGCACCGCCAGCTGTGGATTCCGCCAGGCTTCGCGCACGGCTTCTGCGTGCTGTCCGACGAGGCCGACTTCGCGTACAAGTGCACCGCATACTACGATCCGTCGTCGGACGCGGGCGTACTCTGGGACGACCCCGACATCGGCATCGAATGGCCCGCGCTCGACGTGCCGTTTGCGCTGTCCGACAAGGATCTCCGACAGCCGCGCCTGCGCGACCTTACGCCGGCGTCGCCCGACCTTCACGGAGCCCCGCGATGA
- the rfbA gene encoding glucose-1-phosphate thymidylyltransferase RfbA, with product MHTATGRKGLILAGGSGTRLHPLTHSVSKQLMPVYDKPMIYYPLSTIMLAGIRDVLIISTPRDLDAFRQLLGDGEQWGMNFSYAVQPSPDGLAQAFVIGAPFIGHDAATLVLGDNIYHGPALSALLQRVAARTTGATVFGYYVRDPERYGVVSFDEHGRAIDLEEKPREPKSHYAVTGLYFYDNDVVSLAKEVRPSARGELEITDLNRAYLEHGKLNVEILGRGYAWLDTGTHESLLDAANFIQVMQARQGLQIACPEEIAYRLGWIDSQQLEALAHALSKSGYGRYLLDLLNKEVAA from the coding sequence ATGCACACAGCGACTGGCCGTAAGGGACTGATTCTGGCGGGCGGATCCGGCACCCGGCTCCATCCGCTCACGCATTCGGTATCGAAGCAGCTGATGCCGGTGTACGACAAGCCGATGATCTACTACCCGCTCAGCACGATCATGCTGGCCGGCATCCGCGACGTCCTGATCATCTCGACGCCGCGCGATCTCGATGCGTTCCGGCAACTGCTCGGCGACGGCGAACAGTGGGGCATGAATTTCTCGTATGCGGTTCAGCCGAGCCCGGACGGGCTCGCGCAGGCGTTCGTGATCGGCGCGCCATTCATCGGACACGACGCGGCGACGCTCGTGCTCGGCGACAACATCTATCACGGCCCGGCGCTGTCGGCACTGCTGCAGCGCGTCGCCGCGCGTACGACAGGCGCAACGGTGTTCGGCTATTACGTGCGCGACCCGGAGCGCTACGGCGTCGTGTCGTTCGACGAGCACGGGCGGGCGATCGATCTCGAAGAGAAGCCCCGCGAACCGAAATCGCACTACGCGGTGACGGGTCTCTACTTCTACGACAACGACGTCGTCTCGCTCGCGAAGGAGGTGCGCCCGTCCGCACGAGGCGAGCTGGAGATCACGGACCTGAACCGCGCCTATCTGGAACACGGCAAGCTGAACGTCGAGATCCTCGGCCGCGGCTATGCGTGGCTCGACACCGGCACGCACGAGTCGCTGCTCGATGCGGCGAATTTCATCCAGGTGATGCAGGCACGCCAGGGGCTGCAGATCGCGTGCCCCGAGGAAATCGCGTACCGGCTCGGCTGGATCGACTCGCAACAGCTCGAAGCGCTCGCGCACGCGCTGTCGAAAAGCGGTTACGGCCGTTACCTGCTCGACCTCCTGAACAAGGAGGTTGCCGCATGA
- a CDS encoding MFS transporter codes for MSTNTAAAAGATATQPARVMVALACGFVMAMLDVTIVNVALKAMQASLEMSLTALVWVVDAYTLSFAALLLFGGALANRYGPRAIYVAGLALFVAASVLCAAAQTSSMLVGARLLQGVGAALFMPSSLSLLTLAFPAGPLRTRMIGIWGALVSAAMAIGPCVGGVLVDAIGWRGIFWVNLPVGLAGLWLTRRHVGHAPRHPGPLNTFGHLLGVLALAALSYTLIEGPGAGWRSPAIVAGAAATLAAGAAFVWRERRARHRILSPALLHNPRFVAGGLLGLAINFGILAEIFLLSLYLQQTRGASALRAGFELFPLMAMFGIGNLASARVSARLGPRSTLLAGLALATLGSAALIGIEALPYTALAIAVGIANFGAGQAIPAMNLVVMQSAGPADANLAAASLNASRQIGSLVGVAIASVVLHAIADPDRATAAGFAVIAAVYLAGFAIVFRRIDPG; via the coding sequence ATGAGCACGAACACCGCCGCTGCTGCCGGCGCGACCGCCACGCAACCGGCGCGCGTGATGGTCGCGCTGGCCTGCGGCTTCGTGATGGCGATGCTCGACGTGACCATCGTGAACGTCGCGCTGAAAGCGATGCAGGCGAGTCTCGAGATGTCGCTGACGGCACTTGTCTGGGTGGTCGACGCCTATACGCTCAGCTTCGCCGCGCTGCTGCTGTTCGGCGGCGCGCTCGCGAACCGTTACGGGCCGCGCGCGATCTATGTCGCCGGGCTCGCGCTGTTCGTCGCCGCGTCGGTGCTGTGCGCTGCCGCGCAGACGAGCAGCATGCTCGTTGGCGCGCGGCTGCTGCAGGGCGTCGGTGCCGCGCTCTTCATGCCGAGCTCGCTCAGCCTGCTCACGCTGGCATTTCCGGCCGGGCCGCTGCGCACGCGGATGATCGGCATCTGGGGCGCGCTGGTATCGGCGGCGATGGCGATCGGGCCGTGCGTCGGCGGCGTGCTCGTCGACGCGATCGGCTGGCGCGGGATCTTCTGGGTCAACCTGCCCGTCGGCCTCGCCGGACTGTGGCTCACGCGCCGCCACGTCGGGCACGCGCCGCGCCATCCCGGCCCGCTGAACACGTTCGGCCATCTGCTCGGCGTGCTCGCGCTCGCGGCGCTCAGCTATACGCTGATCGAGGGGCCGGGCGCCGGCTGGCGCTCGCCCGCCATCGTCGCCGGCGCGGCCGCGACGCTCGCCGCCGGCGCCGCATTCGTATGGCGCGAACGTCGCGCCCGCCACCGGATCCTGTCGCCCGCGCTGCTGCACAACCCGCGCTTCGTCGCGGGCGGCCTGCTCGGGCTCGCGATCAATTTCGGCATCCTTGCCGAAATCTTCCTGCTGAGCCTTTACCTGCAGCAGACGCGCGGCGCGAGCGCGCTGCGCGCCGGCTTCGAACTGTTTCCGCTGATGGCGATGTTCGGCATCGGCAATCTCGCGTCCGCCCGCGTGAGCGCGCGGCTCGGCCCGCGCAGCACGCTGCTCGCGGGCCTCGCGCTCGCCACGCTCGGCAGCGCCGCGCTGATCGGCATCGAGGCGCTGCCCTACACGGCGCTCGCGATCGCGGTCGGGATCGCGAACTTCGGCGCGGGCCAGGCGATCCCCGCGATGAATCTCGTCGTCATGCAGTCGGCCGGCCCCGCGGACGCGAATCTCGCCGCCGCCTCGCTGAACGCGAGCCGGCAGATCGGTTCGCTGGTCGGCGTCGCGATCGCGTCGGTCGTGCTGCACGCGATCGCCGACCCGGACCGCGCGACCGCCGCCGGTTTCGCGGTGATCGCCGCCGTCTACCTGGCCGGCTTCGCGATCGTGTTCCGACGCATCGATCCGGGTTGA
- a CDS encoding ABC transporter ATP-binding protein: MIDVRDLIAGYTPDIDILHGVSLSVGPVDIVTILGPNGCGKSTLLKAIAGFVLPRAGTVAMHGRDISRVPVHRKIREHDIGFVPQTDNVFGTLTVRENLMLGGHAMSAFPREARIEELCEQYAVLRRRYRSPAGALSGGERQIVSLARALMPRPVLLLLDEPSAGLSPKMVDEVFDAIVRMRDTEHIAVLMVEQNAIEALRIADRGVVLTMGRVALTGTSAELLDSDEMRHLYLGGRAA; the protein is encoded by the coding sequence ATGATCGACGTCCGCGATCTGATCGCCGGCTACACACCCGACATCGACATCCTGCACGGGGTATCGCTATCCGTCGGGCCGGTCGACATCGTCACGATCCTCGGCCCGAACGGCTGCGGCAAGTCGACGCTCCTCAAGGCCATCGCCGGCTTCGTGCTGCCGCGCGCCGGCACGGTCGCGATGCACGGCCGCGACATCTCGCGAGTGCCGGTACACCGCAAGATCCGCGAGCACGACATCGGCTTCGTTCCGCAGACCGACAACGTGTTCGGCACGCTGACGGTTCGCGAGAACCTGATGCTCGGCGGCCACGCGATGTCCGCGTTCCCGCGCGAAGCGCGGATCGAGGAGCTGTGCGAGCAATACGCCGTGCTGCGGCGCCGCTACCGGTCGCCCGCGGGTGCGCTGTCGGGCGGCGAACGGCAGATCGTGTCGCTCGCACGTGCGCTGATGCCCCGCCCCGTGCTGCTGCTGCTCGACGAGCCGTCGGCCGGCCTGTCGCCGAAGATGGTCGACGAGGTGTTCGACGCGATCGTCAGGATGCGCGACACCGAGCACATCGCGGTGCTGATGGTCGAACAGAACGCGATCGAAGCGCTGCGCATCGCCGATCGCGGCGTGGTGCTGACGATGGGCCGCGTTGCGCTGACGGGCACGTCGGCCGAACTGCTCGACAGCGACGAGATGCGGCACCTCTATCTCGGCGGGCGCGCGGCATGA
- a CDS encoding ABC transporter ATP-binding protein — translation MSALLDLEGVTIRYGDNTVLSGLTLSVGAGEIVGLLGPNGSGKSTALNAITGFAPVAAGAIRFAGRRIDTLAPHRIARLGIRRTFQLPSMPARMSVLELTMAASSARHGPIAALLRGRATRTLEAGTRARATALLEELKLAHVAQLGAAAISGGQKKLLGIACAMMTEPKLLLLDEPTAGVHPNLRGELVAELRRICGQGVTLVVIEHDMHFIRELCDRCIVLDRGAAIADCRPAELESNRRVLDAYLGRAHARRPLGVS, via the coding sequence ATGAGCGCCCTGCTCGACCTTGAAGGCGTCACGATACGTTACGGCGACAACACGGTGCTGTCCGGCCTCACGCTGTCCGTCGGCGCCGGCGAGATCGTCGGGCTGCTCGGTCCGAACGGCTCGGGCAAGAGCACGGCGCTCAACGCGATCACGGGCTTCGCTCCCGTCGCGGCCGGCGCGATCCGCTTCGCCGGGCGCCGCATCGACACGCTTGCGCCGCACCGGATCGCGCGGCTCGGCATCCGCCGGACGTTCCAGTTGCCGTCGATGCCCGCGCGCATGTCGGTGCTGGAACTGACGATGGCCGCGTCGTCGGCCCGTCACGGCCCGATCGCGGCGCTGCTGCGCGGTCGCGCGACGCGCACGCTCGAAGCCGGAACCCGCGCACGCGCCACCGCGCTGCTCGAGGAGCTGAAGCTCGCGCACGTCGCGCAGCTCGGCGCCGCGGCGATCTCGGGCGGCCAGAAGAAGCTGCTCGGCATCGCGTGCGCGATGATGACCGAGCCGAAGCTGCTGCTGCTCGACGAACCGACCGCAGGCGTTCACCCCAACCTGCGCGGCGAGCTGGTCGCCGAACTGCGCCGCATCTGCGGACAGGGCGTCACGCTCGTCGTGATCGAGCACGACATGCACTTCATCCGCGAGCTGTGCGATCGCTGCATCGTGCTCGATCGCGGCGCCGCGATCGCCGATTGCCGCCCCGCCGAACTCGAGAGCAACCGGCGCGTGCTCGATGCCTACCTGGGCCGGGCGCATGCGCGCCGTCCGCTGGGGGTGTCATGA
- a CDS encoding branched-chain amino acid ABC transporter permease gives MSSFIVHLLTVACLYATMALGLNLQAGYAGLVNFGFVAFAGLGAYAAGIASQLGWPLPAALALAAGAASVLAVAIARLGRHLSADYWGIATLAIAEILRTFALNEGWLTGGAQGIGGIAPLFPGLRAPWADLAFLAVAAGGLAVAYAACRLLTTGRFGRALKVMREEPALAVCFGYDPVALKTWASVAGALPAAFAGALLTWYISYVGPDAMVASETFALWTIVMVGGLGSHAGVLAGALIVQAVYALAPFLKDWLGVGSDLAGAVRLGLVGLMLLACVLWRPRGLVPERLEVHP, from the coding sequence GTGTCTAGTTTCATCGTCCATCTGCTGACCGTCGCGTGCCTGTACGCGACGATGGCGCTCGGCCTGAACCTGCAGGCCGGCTACGCGGGGCTCGTCAATTTCGGCTTCGTCGCGTTCGCGGGGCTCGGCGCCTATGCTGCCGGCATCGCGTCGCAGCTCGGCTGGCCGCTGCCGGCCGCGCTCGCGCTCGCGGCGGGCGCGGCGAGCGTGCTGGCCGTCGCGATCGCGCGGCTCGGCCGCCATCTGTCGGCCGACTACTGGGGCATCGCGACGCTCGCGATCGCCGAGATCCTGCGCACGTTCGCGTTGAACGAAGGCTGGCTGACGGGCGGCGCGCAAGGCATCGGCGGCATCGCGCCGCTCTTTCCCGGGCTGCGCGCGCCGTGGGCCGACCTCGCGTTCCTCGCCGTCGCGGCCGGCGGCCTCGCCGTCGCATACGCCGCATGCCGGCTGCTGACCACCGGCCGCTTCGGCCGCGCGCTGAAGGTGATGCGCGAGGAGCCCGCGCTCGCCGTCTGCTTCGGCTACGACCCGGTCGCGCTGAAGACCTGGGCGAGCGTCGCGGGAGCGCTGCCCGCAGCGTTCGCGGGCGCGCTCCTCACCTGGTACATCAGCTACGTCGGCCCGGACGCGATGGTGGCTTCCGAAACCTTCGCGCTGTGGACCATCGTCATGGTCGGCGGGCTCGGCAGCCACGCAGGCGTGCTGGCCGGCGCGCTCATCGTGCAAGCGGTCTACGCGCTCGCACCGTTTCTGAAGGACTGGCTCGGCGTCGGCAGCGACCTCGCGGGCGCGGTGCGCCTCGGCCTCGTCGGCCTGATGCTGCTCGCGTGCGTGCTGTGGCGCCCGCGCGGCCTTGTGCCGGAACGACTGGAGGTTCACCCATGA
- a CDS encoding branched-chain amino acid ABC transporter permease, whose amino-acid sequence MLQFLIDVLMRTSDLLLVSVGLSTLYSLIRFPNIAHVQYAMIGAFATLGFERAGLPFALATAVSCVLVGLAATLLNLFVFTRLLRSGSAAAMIGSLAVSLLAVALMLGAAGSRPLQYAQAVRPPLMVGGVAISSSQAGSIACGAAALGVFALLLYRTRLGRAMRALASNRALALATGIDAQRVTNVITFASGVLAALGGTMLGATESVHVNLGYGLLIPVFSAAILGGLGNPLGAAAGALLIAFAETTALDVDFGGLVGRPLAFFPVEYVGAVSFAILLVALAFRPYGIFDREVRRV is encoded by the coding sequence ATGCTGCAATTCCTGATCGATGTCCTGATGCGCACGTCCGACCTGCTTCTCGTGTCGGTCGGCCTGTCGACGCTGTATTCGCTGATTCGCTTCCCGAACATCGCACACGTCCAGTACGCGATGATCGGTGCGTTCGCGACCCTCGGGTTCGAGCGCGCGGGCCTGCCGTTCGCGCTCGCGACCGCCGTGTCGTGCGTGCTGGTCGGCCTTGCCGCGACGCTGCTGAACCTGTTCGTGTTCACGCGGCTGCTGCGCTCGGGCAGCGCGGCCGCGATGATCGGTTCGCTCGCCGTGTCGCTGCTCGCGGTCGCGCTGATGCTCGGCGCCGCCGGCTCGCGGCCGCTGCAGTATGCGCAGGCGGTGCGTCCGCCGCTGATGGTCGGCGGCGTCGCGATATCGTCCTCGCAGGCGGGTTCGATCGCATGCGGCGCCGCCGCGCTCGGCGTGTTCGCGCTGCTGCTGTACCGCACCCGCCTCGGCCGCGCGATGCGCGCACTCGCGTCGAATCGCGCGCTCGCGCTCGCGACGGGCATCGACGCGCAGCGCGTGACCAACGTGATCACGTTCGCAAGCGGCGTGCTCGCGGCACTCGGCGGCACGATGCTGGGCGCGACCGAAAGCGTGCACGTCAACCTCGGCTACGGGCTGCTGATCCCGGTGTTTTCCGCCGCCATCCTCGGCGGCCTCGGCAATCCGCTCGGCGCGGCGGCCGGCGCACTGCTGATCGCGTTCGCAGAAACGACGGCGCTCGACGTCGACTTCGGCGGGCTGGTCGGTCGGCCGCTCGCGTTCTTTCCGGTCGAATACGTCGGCGCGGTGTCGTTCGCGATCCTGCTCGTCGCACTCGCATTCCGGCCGTACGGGATCTTCGACAGGGAGGTGCGTCGTGTCTAG
- a CDS encoding ABC transporter substrate-binding protein produces the protein MKLGCWSLGICVALGAWATFPARADVSVGAVLPLTGASASIGEDQRRGIELAVAKINAQGGVLGQKLQVRIEDSGGTANTALDAARKLATVERVPLVLGEFSSSVTIPVGQFLVRQGDVHINIGSSSQQVRKIGAGSFSAIGLDDLSARFAAQDVYDRKLRRVALIAPNNGYGQGIAAEFKKRFEALGGTIVSTVLYTEGQSTYRRELEQASRAQPDGYVYSAYGQEAATLNRQAFEMRLNQQPWYGIYLTMCTSDTPAQIAQGQIGLEVAALGTSAAAYAADYRATYHEAPRSAFGSYAYDATMLSAAAINRAQSADPAKVRAALTASQPYTGVTGTIAFDADGQRTVQPYEKVAYRQSVVAR, from the coding sequence ATGAAGCTGGGTTGCTGGAGTCTCGGGATCTGCGTCGCGCTCGGCGCGTGGGCGACATTTCCTGCGCGCGCCGACGTCAGCGTCGGCGCCGTGTTGCCGCTGACAGGCGCAAGCGCGTCGATCGGCGAGGACCAGCGGCGCGGGATCGAGCTCGCGGTCGCGAAGATCAACGCGCAAGGCGGCGTGCTCGGGCAGAAGCTGCAGGTGCGGATCGAGGATTCGGGCGGCACGGCGAACACGGCGCTCGACGCCGCACGCAAGCTGGCGACGGTCGAGCGCGTGCCGCTCGTGCTCGGCGAATTCTCTTCGTCGGTGACGATTCCGGTCGGGCAATTCCTCGTGCGTCAGGGCGACGTGCACATCAACATCGGCTCGTCGAGCCAGCAGGTTCGCAAGATCGGCGCGGGCTCGTTCAGCGCAATCGGTCTCGACGATCTGTCCGCGCGCTTCGCCGCGCAGGATGTGTACGACCGCAAACTGCGGCGCGTCGCGCTGATCGCGCCGAACAACGGCTACGGCCAGGGCATCGCGGCCGAGTTCAAGAAGCGCTTCGAGGCGCTCGGCGGCACGATCGTCTCGACGGTGCTCTACACCGAGGGCCAATCGACTTACCGGCGCGAACTGGAGCAGGCATCGCGCGCACAGCCCGACGGCTACGTGTACAGCGCGTACGGACAGGAAGCCGCGACGCTGAACCGGCAAGCGTTCGAGATGCGCCTCAACCAGCAGCCGTGGTACGGGATCTACCTGACGATGTGCACGAGCGACACGCCCGCCCAGATCGCGCAGGGGCAGATCGGCCTGGAGGTCGCCGCGCTCGGCACAAGCGCCGCCGCGTACGCGGCCGACTACCGCGCCACCTACCACGAGGCGCCGCGCTCGGCGTTCGGCAGCTACGCGTACGACGCGACGATGCTGTCCGCCGCCGCGATCAATCGCGCGCAATCGGCCGATCCGGCGAAGGTGCGCGCGGCGCTCACGGCCAGCCAGCCGTATACGGGCGTGACCGGCACGATCGCCTTCGACGCCGACGGCCAGCGCACGGTGCAGCCGTACGAGAAGGTCGCGTACCGGCAATCCGTCGTCGCGCGGTAG
- a CDS encoding RidA family protein has product MEIKRYGAGERMSQLVVAGGFAFIAGQVADDTALDVAGQTRQILDKIDLLLDGAGLDKRRIVSANIWLADHRSFADMNRVWDAWVPQGDPPARACVESALAFPEYTVEIAVIAAF; this is encoded by the coding sequence ATGGAGATCAAGCGATATGGCGCAGGGGAACGGATGAGCCAGCTCGTGGTTGCGGGCGGCTTCGCGTTCATTGCCGGACAGGTTGCCGACGACACCGCACTCGACGTCGCCGGCCAGACCCGCCAGATCCTCGACAAGATCGACCTGCTGCTCGACGGCGCGGGGCTCGACAAGCGCCGGATCGTGTCCGCGAACATCTGGCTTGCCGATCACCGGAGCTTCGCCGACATGAACCGGGTCTGGGACGCATGGGTGCCGCAGGGCGATCCGCCGGCGCGCGCATGTGTGGAGTCGGCGCTCGCGTTTCCCGAGTACACGGTTGAAATCGCGGTGATCGCCGCGTTCTAG